In Camelina sativa cultivar DH55 chromosome 16, Cs, whole genome shotgun sequence, a single window of DNA contains:
- the LOC104750250 gene encoding ammonium transporter 1 member 2-like — protein sequence MDTANTTCSSMDLAALLSSSSNSTSSLAAAAFLCSQISNISNKLSDTTYAVDNTYLLFSAYLVFAMQLGFAMLCAGSVRAKNTMNIMLTNVLDAAAGAISYYLFGFAFAFGTPSNGFIGRHHSFFALSSYPEHSGSDFSFFLYQWAFAIAAAGITSGSIAERTQFVAYLIYSTFLTGFVYPTVSHWFWSTDGWASASRSDNNLLFGSGAIDFAGSGVVHMVGGIAGLWGALVEGPRIGRFDRSGRSVALRGHSASLVVLGTFLLWFGWYGFNPGSFLTILKGYDKSRPYYGQWSAVGRTAVTTTLSGCTAALTTLFSRRLLVGHWNVIDVCNGLLGGFVAITSGCAVVEPWAAIVCGFVASWVLIGFNLLAKKFKYDDPLEAAQLHGGCGAWGLVFTGLFATKRYVNEVYIGDRPYGLLMGGGGKLLAAQIVQIIVIVGWVTVTMGPLFYGLHKINLLRISAEDEMAGMDMTRHGGFAYAYNDEDDVSTKPWGHLAGKVEPTSRSSTPTPTLTV from the coding sequence ATGGACACCGCAAACACCACATGCTCCTCCATGGATCTCGCTGCTCTCCTATCCTCTTCTTCTAACTCAACTTCGTCCCTCGCTGCAGCAGCCTTTCTATGCTCCCAAATTTCCAATATCTCCAACAAACTCTCCGACACAACTTATGCCGTCGACAACACGTATCTCCTCTTCTCCGCCTACCTCGTCTTTGCTATGCAGCTCGGTTTCGCCATGCTTTGTGCTGGCTCAGTCCGAGCCAAGAACACTATGAACATCATGCTTACTAATGTCCTTGACGCGGCCGCCGGAGCCATCTCTTACTACCTCTTCGGATTCGCATTTGCCTTTGGTACACCTTCCAACGGCTTTATTGGCCGCCATCATAGCTTTTTTGCCTTAAGCTCTTACCCTGAACACTCCGGCTCCGACTTTAGCTTTTTCCTTTACCAATGGGCATTTGCCATAGCCGCAGCGGGAATCACCAGTGGTTCCATTGCCGAGCGAACACAATTCGTTGCTTACCTTATCTACTCTACTTTCTTGACCGGTTTTGTTTACCCAACTGTCTCGCACTGGTTCTGGTCGACTGATGGTTGGGCTAGCGCATCCCGGTCGGACAACAATCTCTTGTTTGGCTCAGGTGCTATAGATTTCGCAGGTTCAGGGGTTGTTCACATGGTAGGGGGAATTGCCGGTCTATGGGGTGCGTTAGTTGAAGGACCACGAATAGGTCGATTTGACCGGTCAGGCCGGTCAGTGGCTTTACGCGGTCACAGTGCATCTCTTGTCGTTCTTGGTACCTTCTTGTTGTGGTTTGGATGGTACGGGTTTAACCCTGGTTCCTTTTTAACCATACTAAAAGGCTACGACAAGTCTCGGCCATATTATGGTCAGTGGAGCGCTGTCGGTCGTACTGCGGTCACCACAACGCTTTCTGGCTGTACAGCTGCGTTGACCACTCTATTCAGTAGACGACTCTTAGTAGGCCATTGGAATGTCATTGACGTATGCAATGGACTTCTAGGCGGATTCGTAGCTATAACCTCTGGATGCGCCGTGGTGGAGCCATGGGCTGCTATAGTATGTGGCTTCGTAGCATCATGGGTTTTGATCGGATTTAACTTGCTTGCTAAGAAATTCAAATACGATGACCCACTTGAGGCCGCTCAACTCCACGGGGGATGCGGAGCATGGGGATTGGTTTTCACCGGGCTTTTTGCTACGAAAAGATACGTCAACGAGGTGTACATCGGTGATAGGCCTTACGGACTGTTGATGGGCGGGGGAGGAAAACTGCTTGCCGCACAGATCGTTCAAATCATTGTGATCGTTGGGTGGGTGACAGTAACGATGGGACCCTTGTTTTATGGGTTACATAAGATAAACCTTTTGAGGATATCAGCAGAGGATGAAATGGCTGGAATGGACATGACACGTCATGGAGGATTTGCGTACGCATACAATGACGAGGACGACGTATCGACTAAACCTTGGGGCCATCTGGCTGGAAAAGTGGAGCCTACTAGCCGGAGCTCGACTCCTACACCGACCTTGACTGTTTGA